The Episyrphus balteatus chromosome 4, idEpiBalt1.1, whole genome shotgun sequence genome includes a window with the following:
- the LOC129919535 gene encoding uncharacterized protein LOC129919535, whose amino-acid sequence MYSKEISVFYKTSSNDFKRNLIRIIEKHPKVWNETKQVDDEWEIIRKEMSGMGTIKQLKAIWSTLRSLYFQKIFIRTIECNREAPQWPFFHDMTFMYASVKEEIQEKLGGISPPLFRRSPDQTLPCPCCEYIDESDSKSETQMDDEFMEDIKLEDEMATAETVLENDNMYEYIDENEYIDENEENSTSSKWESEKQSLQPQQNETTLIDLQNQDATFNEAKEEDEFRTESASFDPSSVLPQTQDNDVNEIDTSLQKNMDPLAVEWPRVSQKPESSNIQILETRLEKNDSHSFDFDEEISISFKSESEEQSNSSESQPNQMNPLDLPSGDVKKEETFDEIIEIMKDDETECPNLHNKTDDNHTSINMPFPVHLIKTSNAIVQCQGKDTSSVQEKKVTYIRSGNMKFIVEKFKTANQSQYRTIKWLELIEAVKANPIIYDTSLQTNKKTVSDAWKRISVQLLGRLCVGSIKDRWDWITNQYLKELLYERYYTGREKSCWEFFKNMEFLRPFMQGKINEPLYLHLKIKEKNQEIPSKKKPASKSEILNVQLDPKIFNKMRETVKKNQKTSSKKTPASKSEILNIQTVKITQESPSKNAPESNPERLNVDPLSKTYSKQPEPKNQESSLKNAPESNPERLNISKTYSRQPKPKIQTPPVVVPVKLSVLQKRVEPIDLPNDEQKNLKTNCTIEEYLPSTKKRKLSTDFEQRLPSPTNIPKAPLSPPIFPDNEFVPSTEEPSPDPLQLQHNEKSLAAYMATKKQTVATYQSTGNKQLPSWLKKYPNIKITPVPKKLIPFKHTFVQKSVPETQTQPSQYTERPVVSNSNSIFLNRSVTMTPLSGGVTSAIKDLTRTQGIPINTRIEEVKVKTPVKVVRVKKLCKILPVEAQTYIVPPQKVHYHPPTCASKLEFAGNVNKDAEIDTGRRKSNKDDANVILCVDDEQIKIEKI is encoded by the exons atgtattcaaaagagataagtgtattttataaaacaagttcgaatgattttaaaagaaatctgATAAGAATAATTGAAAAACATCCAAAAGTTTGGAATGAAACTAAGCAAGTAGATGATGAGTGGGAAATTATTCGAAAAGAAATGAGTGGAATGGGTACAATAA aacaattAAAGGCAATATGGTCGACCTTAAGATCGTTATACTTTCAAAAAATCTTCATTCGAACCATTGAATGCAACCGCGAAGCACCACAGTGGCCATTTTTTCACGATATGACTTTTATGTACGCAAGCGTAAAAgaagaaattcaagaaaaactTGGCGGTATTTCACCGCCATTATTCAGACGAAGTCCCGATCAAACTTTGCCATGTCCATGTTGTGAATATATTGATGAGTCTGATTCGAAATCAGAAACTCAAATGGATGATGAGTTTATGGAAGATATAAAATTAGAGGACGAAATGGCCACTGCAGAAACAGTACTCGAAAATGACAATATGTACGAGTACATTGATGAAAACGAGTACATTGATGAGAACGAAGAAAATTCTACAAGTTCCAAATGGGAAAGCGAAAAACAATCACTTCAACctcaacaaaatgaaacgacTCTAATTGATTTACAAAATCAAGATGCCACTTTTAATGAGGCCAAAGAAGAAGATGAATTCAGAACTGAATCGGCAAGTTTTGATCCTTCTTCAGTGTTACCTCAGACCCAAGATAATGACGTTAATGAAATTGACAcatctttgcaaaaaaatatggaCCCACTTGCTGTCGAATGGCCTCGGGTATCACAAAAACCAGAATCTTCAAACATTC AAATCCTCGAAACCCGGTTGGAGAAAAACGATTCCCATAGTTTTGATTTTGATGAAGAAATTTCGATAAGTTTCAAATCGGAAAGCGAAGAACAGTCTAACTCATCGGAATCTCAACCAAATCAAATGAATCCATTGGATTTACCAAGTGGAGATGTAAAGAAAGAAGAGACTTTTGATGAAATCattgaaattatgaaagatgATGAAACAGAATGTCCAAATCTTCATAACAAGACTGACGACAATCACACTTCAATAAACATGCCTTTCCCAGTGCATTTGATTAAAACAAGCAATGCAATAGTTCAGTGTCAAGGTAAAGATACAAGTTCAGTTCAGGAAAAAAAGGTAACCTACATACGGTCCGGTAATATGAAATtcatagttgaaaaattcaaaacggCAAATCAATCACAGTATCGAACTATAAAATGGCTTGAACTTATTGAAGCTGTCAAAGCCAATCCAATAATTTATGACACATCCTTACAAACTAATAAGAAGACAGTTAGTGATGCGTGGAAACGAATATCCGTGCAATTATTGGGACGTTTATGTGTTG GGTCAATCAAAGACCGTTGGGATTGGATCACAAATCAGTATTTAAAGGAATTGTTATATGAGCGTTATTACACAGGGCGAGAAAAATCCTGctgggaattttttaaaaacatggaATTTCTACGTCCATTCATGCAAGGCAAAATTAATGAACCCCTCtatttacatttgaaaattaaagaaaagaatcaagaaattccctcaaaaaaaaaacctgcatCTAAGTCAGAAATTTTAAATGTTCAATTAGACccgaaaatatttaataaaatgagAGAAACAGTTAAAAAGAATCAAAAAACTTCCTCAAAAAAGACACCTGCATCTAAGtcagaaattttaaatattcaaacAGTTAAAATTACTCAAGAAAGTCCCTCAAAAAATGCACCTGAATCAAATCCAGAGCGTTTAAATGTTGATCCACTTTCGAAAACATATAGCAAACAACCTGAACCGAAGAATCAAGAAAGTTCGTTAAAAAATGCACCTGAATCTAATCCAGAAcgtttaaatatttcgaaaacataTAGCAGACAACCTAAACCGAAGATTCAAACGCCGCCCGTCGTGGTTCCAGTTAAGTTGTCGGTCCTGCAAAAAAGAGTCGAACCTATTGATCTCCCAAATgatgagcaaaaaaatttaaaaacaaattgtacgATTGAAGAATATCTACCTTCTACTAAGAAAAGAAAGTTAAGTACCGATTTTGAACAAAGGCTGCCTTCACCAACTAATATTCCAAAAGCACCACTTTCACCTCCTATCTTCCCTGATAACGAATTTGTACCATCTACAGAAGAACCATCACCAGATCCATTACAGTTGCAGCACAATGAAAAATCTCTTGCAGCATATAtggcaacaaaaaaacaaacagtggCAACATATCAATCCACAGGCAATAAGCAATTGCCAAGTTGGCTCAAAAAATAcccaaatattaaaattacccCAGTACCTAAAAAACTTATACCTTTTAAACATACGTTTGTTCAAAAGTCTGTTCCTGAAACTCAAACTCAACCTAGTCAATATACAGAACGGCCTGTGGTTTCTAATtcgaattcgatttttttaaatcgatctGTTACAATGACACCTTTAAGTGGAGGCGTTACAAGTGCTATTAAAGACTTAACAAGAACTCAAGGAATACCAATAAATACGAGAATTGAAGAAGTCAAAGTTAAAACACCAGTAAAAGTTGTAAGAGTAAAGAAACTATGCAAAATACTGCCAGTAGAAGCTCAAACATATATTGTGCCTCCTCAAAAAGTCCATTATCATCCTCCGACTTGTGCTTCAAAGCTAGAATTTGCCGGCAATGTAAACAAAGATGCAGAAATAGATACAGGAAGAAGAAAAAGTAATAAAGATGATGCTAATGTTATATTATGCGTAGATGATGAGCAAATaaagattgaaaaaatttaa
- the LOC129919387 gene encoding uncharacterized protein LOC129919387, which produces MYSEEISVYYKTSSVDFKRTLISVIKKHPKVWNESKEVDDDWEIIRKEMVDMCTIKQLQTIWSTLRSLYFQTIFIRTIERNFEAPQWSFFHDMTFMYASVKEEIQEKLGGISPPLFKPSSNQMLSCPCCEHVVESDSKSVTQIDDKIKKEIKLEDEIVDSKPVTQIDDEIKKELKLEDEIGTVALETVLENDNAYEYFDENFFVSEDELSTSSKWESEEEESNSLEPQQNESNLIELPRQEVTFDGPKEDEEIKTELASPDPSSEIPQTQDNDFNEIAKNENLSHCDSKMDDFKADPIVNDTSFEKNELDNLNIQMLETRLENDDSDSFDFDEVISTSFKSESEEQSNSSESEPNPTTLLDLPIEDVEKEKTSDGITEILKDKDNKFESPSLHNNADDNHTSINMPFPVHLIKTSNPVIQYQSKDASSIQEKKLTYIRSTNIKHIDIKSKRRNQSQIYRTINRLELIEAIKANPITYDTSLQTNRKTLTDAWERISMQLLGRLSVHSIKNRWAWIKNQYLKELVYERYSTGQKKSFWEFFKDMEFLRPFMQSEINELHYLRLKMKETVKKNQESLLKNAPPEPDPDRLNVDSVSKTYCRQPKPKVQPPVLDPSTMPILQNRPIKIKVVQVPSSIDLPNDERENLKTNCSIKQYLPPPAKKLKLSSEFEERLPSPTNVSKSQVSTPEPLQLQVRQYEKTVAAYIDIAAKKQTRATYQLTQLPNIKITPKILNSLPQKLIPIQRTASQFVPKIQKTVSEIPTRQPVPINFIPVIRTPIQTPASQTGRPVVSNSIFLNRSVKITPISVVPTLGINNAGGGGTSAYKDITRTQGLPINMGNEEIKDKRPLKVVKVKKLRKILPASSAPAPSPPVTSLTHDLTDKSQKHGVPHQKVFPPLDLTLEDELHDVSSTPALKTATEAFNNTHTVRPTLDLTADEEKDAVIEHQDTGRRKNNKDDNNVICVDDDNDSVSSFDEVIVYLSEQIQNETK; this is translated from the exons atgtattcggAAGAAATAAGTGTGTATTATAAAACAAGTTCGGTTGACTTTAAAAGAACTCTGATAAGTGTAATTAAGAAACATCCTAAAGTTTGGAATGAATCGAAGGAAGTGGATGATGATTGGGAAATTATTCGAAAAGAAATGGTTGATATGTGTACAATAA aacaattACAGACAATATGGTCAACCTTACGATCGTTATACTTTCAAACAATCTTCATTCGAACCATTGAACGTAACTTCGAAGCTCCACAGTGGTCATTTTTTCACGATATGACTTTTATGTACGCAAGCGTAAAAgaagaaattcaagaaaaactTGGCGGTATTTCACCGCCATTATTCAAACCAAGTTCCAATCAAATGTTATCATGTCCATGTTGTGAACATGTTGTTGAGTCTGATTCAAAATCAGTAACTCAAATCGATGATAAGataaaaaaagagataaaattAGAGGACGAAATTGTTGATTCAAAACCAGTTACTCAAATCGATGATGAGATTAAGAAAGAGTTAAAATTAGAAGACGAAATTGGAACTGTTGCTTTAGAAACAGTACTCGAAAACGATAATGCGTACGAGTATTTTGATgagaacttttttgtttctgaagaTGAACTTTCGACGAGTTCCAAATGGGAAAGTGAAGAAGAAGAGTCTAACTCATTGGAACCTCAACAAAATGAGTCAAATCTTATTGAGTTACCAAGACAAGAAGTAACTTTTGATGGGCCAAAGGAAGATGAggaaattaaaactgaattggCAAGTCCTGATCCTTCTTCAGAGATACCTCAGACCCAAGATaatgattttaatgaaattgcaaaaaatgaaaatctgtcACATTGTGATAGTAAAATGGACGATTTCAAAGCCGATCCAATCGTCAATGACACCTCTTTTGAAAAAAACGAACTTGATAATTTAAACATTC AAATGCTCGAAACCCGATTGGAGAACGACGATTCAGATAGTTTTGATTTTGACGAAGTAATTTCGACAAGTTTCAAATCGGAAAGCGAAGAACAGTCGAACTCATCGGAATCTGAACCAAATCCAACTACTCTTTTGGATTTACCAATTGAAGatgtagaaaaagaaaagacTTCTGATGGAATCACTGAGATATTAAAAGATAAGGACAACAAATTTGAATCCCCAAGTCTTCATAACAATGCTGACGATAATCACACTTCAATAAACATGCCTTTCCCAGTGCATTTGATTAAAACAAGCAATCCAGTAATTCAGTATCAAAGTAAAGATGCAAGTTCAATTCAGGAAAAAAAGCTAACCTACATACGGTCAACTAATATTAAACACATagatataaaatcaaaaaggaGAAATCAATCACAAATCTATCGAACAATAAACCGACTTGAACTTATTGAAGCTATCAAAGCCAATCCAATAACCTATGACACGTCCTTGCAAACTAATCGAAAGACTCTTACTGATGCTTGGGAACGGATATCAATGCAATTATTGGGACGTTTAAGTGTTC acTCGATCAAAAATCGTTGGGCTTGGATCAAAAATCAGTATTTAAAGGAACTAGTTTATGAGCGCTATTCCACCGggcaaaaaaaatccttttgggaattttttaaagacatGGAATTTCTACGGCCATTCATGCAATCAGAAATCAATGAACTCCACTATTTACGATTGAAAATGaaagaaacagttaaaaaaaatcaagaaagtCTCTTAAAAAATGCACCACCTGAACCTGATCCAGATCGTTTAAATGTCGATTCAGTTTCTAAAACTTATTGCAGACAACCTAAACCGAAGGTACAACCGCCCGTCTTGGATCCGAGTACCATGCCGATTCTTCAAAATCgtcctataaaaataaaagtcgTACAAGTTCCATCATCTATTGATCTGCCAAATGATGAGcgtgaaaatttaaaaacaaattgttcgATTAAACAATATCTACCTCCGCCAGCTAAGAAATTGAAGTTAAGTAGCGAGTTTGAAGAAAGACTGCCTTCACCAACTAATGTTTCAAAATCACAAGTCTCAACACCAGAACCATTACAATTACAAGTACGGCAATATGAAAAAACTGTAGCTGCTTATATTGATATTGccgcaaaaaaacaaacaagggCAACATATCAATTAACACAATtgccaaatattaaaattaccccaaaaattctaaattctctTCCTCAAAAACTAATACCTATTCAACGTACAGCTTCACAGTTTGTTCCTAAGATTCAAAAGACAGTTTCTGAAATACCAACTCGTCAGCCAGTTCCTATAAACTTTATTCCCGTAATTCGAACACCTATTCAAACTCCAGCTAGTCAAACAGGACGGCCTGTTGTTTCGAATTCGATCTTCTTAAATCGATCTGTTAAAATCACGCCGATAAGTGTTGTTCCTACTCTTGGTATCAACAATGCTGGTGGAGGCGGTACAAGTGCTTATAAAGACATTACAAGAACTCAAGGACTACCAATAAATATGGGAAATGAAGAAATTAAAGATAAAAGACCATTAAAAGTTGTAAAAGTAAAGAAACTACGGAAAATATTGCCAGCATCTTCTGCACCTGCTCCTTCACCACCTGTAACTAGTTTAACCCATGATCTAACGGATAAATCTCAAAAACATGGAGTTCCACATCAAAAAGTCTTCCCGCCATTGGATCTAACATTAGAAGATGAACTCCATGATGTTTCTTCGACTCCTGCTTTAAAGACTGCTACTGAAGCATTCAATAATACTCACACAGTCCGTCCAACGCTAGATCTTACCGCTGATGAAGAAAAAGATGCAGTAATAGAACATCAGGATacaggaagaagaaaaaataataaagatgaTAATAATGTTATTTGcgttgatgatgataatgattcTGTTAGTTCGTTCGATGAAGTTATTGTTTATCTTTCAGAGCaaatacaaaatgaaacaaaataa
- the LOC129918963 gene encoding uncharacterized protein LOC129918963, whose translation MYSAKINRFYQKSSVEFKRLLIMEIKKKPSVWNDENGYTEPAESDKDRDWEIIQKEMGLRSLFTIKQLQDIWWTIRSLYFEKIFIRTIERNFEAPIWPYFHDLTFMYESVKENIQQKLGGISPPLFRSNPNQDPCPCCCNYNGSDPNLVTKIDEVKQELECNEAEKSNEENDKVIEKTENSEKEEHLLNSIKVKEEQSSPVKNSPKLEEPTENEFQNSFDQSPSEGATNHAPIPNLSFVDTKDNILRESIVFRVHFNQNNNSCSDINSLTEHDDEEIMPEEQGSIHHKTGKHKSVFSNYVNARLIQYKLVDAVKNNPIIYDTSLEKSKTLKMYIFKAWKRIAKQIGYPNIPYLKTRWRRLRHDYLSELMYERCFEERRRSTWRYFKKLDYLRPYLQKIVEDRIARTKNPNAFKKMVERKQTKANEKSKRKVYTRKRLRNRKKSIIEDPRTSPLPNVKDVKEEIDNSNDEMPKNVKEEISTSNDEIPPAAKKPRKTSGSENEMAERIPSPVVLSSSADIIGIKTTVKPAPVVKINQLLNQKFSATQLAKFEQTMAAYRNAKKKTTATKNPAEKTETLVLDPKSLSSLKNRAVQIIPLKFGQSQNAVKEDETDSKVGPSTINKLPTNSEPKSPTTTQSLPSTSSLKIIESVPVVKINQILNRTVSQVELDHFEKTITTYLNQTNPLKKKQVVNTIPKKTKEVTPVSYTIRQKVVPKNVVETEKPVNLHPTTLSLLQNRPIKFTSKNDASSNKEVLRPEDLQTKEFIKEMSKKPTLPSAPSKDEALEKYRKSKYFWEQSPQQTANGFVLDPKNLKTYRNRRIKLTPLKMNASLEKSSIEQSLPSTSKRLFGSTGSVETEINKAPKRLNLPPPTTPKIFPPLDLTLDDDEDNDAVPNPVANSLISQTTNEDSNQGKQTKSDKIVMKNKNKDDDDVICLDDNDEGEDDDVIVIVFDEVFADKKNIK comes from the exons atgtattctgcaaaaataaatcgtttttatcaaaaaagttcgGTGGAATTCAAAAGACTACTAATAAtggaaattaagaaaaaaccaAGTGTATGGAATGATGAAAATGGATATACAGAACCGGCGGAAAGTGATAAAGATAGAGATTGGGaaattatacaaaaagaaaTGGGTTTACGTTCTTTATTTACCATAA aACAATTACAGGATATTTGGTGGACCATACGATCATTGTATTTTGAAAAGATATTCATAAGAACTATTGAACGAAATTTTGAAGCTCCAATATGGCCATATTTTCACGACTTGACTTTTATGTACGAAAGTgttaaagaaaatattcaacaaaaacttggTGGTATTTCACCGCCATTATTTAGATCAAATCCGAATCAAGATCCATGTCCGTGCTGCTGCAACTACAATGGATCTGATCCAAACTTGGTAACAAAAATTGATGAAGTCAAGCAAGAGCTGGAATGCAATGAAGCAGAAAAATCCAACGAAGAAAATGataaagttattgaaaaaactgaaaattctGAAAAAGAAGAACATTTGTTGAATTCCATAAAAGTCAAAGAAGAGCAATCTAGTCCTGTGAAAAACTCACCAAAATTAGAAGAACCAACCGAAAATGAATTCCAAAATTCCTTCGATCAATCACCAAGTGAAGGCGCAACCAACCATGCTCCAATTCCAAATTTGAGTTTTGTGGATACGAAAGATAATATTTTAAGAGAAAGTATAGTTTTTCGAGtacattttaatcaaaacaacAACTCTTGTTCTGATATAAACAGTTTAACCGAACACGACGATGAAGAAATTATGCCAGAAGAGCAGGGATCCATCCATCATAAAACTGGAAAGCATAAGAGTGTGTTTTCGAATTATGTTAATGCGCGATTAATCCAATATAAGCTGGTTGACGCTGTTAAGAATAATCCCATAATCTATGACACttctttggaaaaaagtaaaacactaaaaatgtatatatttaaAGCTTGGAAAAGGATAGCTAAGCAAATAGGATATCCAAACATTC caTATTTGAAAACAAGATGGAGACGGTTAAGACATGACTATTTATCTGAATTAATGTATGAACGTTGTTTTGAAGAGCGTAGAAGATCGACTTggagatatttcaaaaaattggattaCTTACGCccatatctacaaaaaattgtcgaagATAGAATAGCAAGAACTAAAAATCCaaacgcatttaaaaaaatggtcgaaagaaaacaaacaaaagctaatgaaaaatcaaaaagaaaagtttatacCAGAAAACGTTTAcgtaatagaaaaaaatctattattgaAGATCCTAGAACGTCACCGTTGCCCAATGTTAAGGATGTAAAAGAAGAAATAGACAATTCCAATGATGAAATGCCTAAAAATGTGAAAGAAGAAATAAGCACTTCCAATGACGAAATTCCACCAGCTGCCAAAAAACCGCGAAAAACTTCGGGTTCCGAAAAtgaaatggcggaaagaatccCTTCGCCTGTTGTTCTCAGTTCAAGTGCAGATATTATAGGCATTAAAACTACAGTAAAACCGGCGCCAGttgtgaaaataaatcaattactCAATCAGAAATTTTCTGCAACACAATTGGCCAAATTTGAACAAACCATGGCAGCTTATCGAAATGCAAAGAAGAAAACCACTGCTACAAAAAATCCCGCCGAAAAGACAGAAACATTAGTTTTAGATCCAAAAAGTCTGTCGAGCTTGAAAAACCGAGCGGTACAAATTATACCACTTAAATTTGGCCAATCTCAAAACGCTGTTAAAGAAGACGAAACTGACTCAAAAGTTGGCCCTTCAACTATCAATAAATTACCAACAAATTCAGAGCCCAAAAGTCCAACAACAACACAGTCCTTACCTTCAACTTcaagtttgaaaataattgaatCTGTACCCGTAgttaagataaaccaaattcTAAATCGAACAGTTTCTCAAGTTGAATtggatcattttgaaaaaaccatAACAACTTACCTGAATCAAACAAAcccattaaagaaaaaacaagttGTTAACACAATTCCAAAGAAGACAAAAGAAGTTACACCAGTTTCTTACACGATTCGACAAAAAGTCGTTCCAAAAAATGTGGTGGAGACAGAAAAACCTGTCAATCTTCATCCAACAACGTTATCGCTATTACAAAACCGGCCTATAAAATTCACTTCCAAAAATGATGCAAGTTCAAATAAAGAAGTTTTACGTCCTGAAGACCTCCAGACAAAAGAGTTCataaaagaaatgtcaaaaaaacctACGTTGCCTTCGGCTCCTAGTAAAGATGAAGCTCTTGAAAAATATCGCAAAAGTAAGTATTTTTGGGAGCAAAGCCCTCAACAAACAGCAAACGGTTTTGTTTTGGATCCAAAGAATTTAAAGACCTACCGTAATCGACGAATTAAATTAACTCCCTTAAAAATGAATGCATCACTTGAAAAAAGTTCCATTGAACAGAGTCTTCCGTCAACTTCCAAGAGATTATTCGGAAGTACAGGGTCTGTAGAAACCGAAATAAACAAAGCACCTAAAAGACTGAACTTACCACCTCCCACTACTCCAAAAATTTTTCCGCCATTGGATTTAACACTAGATGATGACGAAGATAATGACGCGGTACCAAACCCTGTTGCCAATTCTTTAATTTCACAAACCACAAATGAAGACAGTAATCagggaaaacaaacaaaatcagaCAAAATtgtgatgaaaaataaaaacaaagacgATGACGATGTAATATGTcttgatgataatgatgaagGTGAAGATGATGATGTTATTGTAATTGTGTTTGATGAAGTTTTtgctgacaaaaaaaatattaaataa